A segment of the Echinicola strongylocentroti genome:
CTCAATAGAGGAATGGGGAGCCTTGTGGAAATACTTCAATAAGCTTATTCCCTCCAAACAAACCAGTTTTTGGTCGATTATACTATTTTATAAAATTATCATAAATATTGTTTTATCAGTTGGCTGAAAACCAAATTTAAAGTAAATTATAACTATGATCAGCTTTCGTGAATGCCATTTTTGCTGCAAGTTTTGGAAGCTAGAAATAAAAAATAAAGATGACTACAAAGAAACAAATCGTAATTGATGGGTTTGATCCCAATGGTGTAGCTTCGCAAGGAAGTATTTTTGGATTGCCATTTGATGAAGAAACAGCATCGGTGATTATTTTACCTGTACCCTGGGAAGTGACCGTGTCGTATTCACCTGGTACCGCAAATGGGCCTGAAGCAGTTTTGAAAGCTTCTTCCCAAGTCGATTTATTCCAAGATGATATCGTGGATGCATGGACCATGGGGATCCATATGCTTCCCATCCCCGAAGAGCTATATAGTAATAATACAAAATACAGGATACTGGCAGGCAATTACATAGATTGGCTCGAAAGAGGTGCTCCAAAGGAAGAAAATGAACGCTTTGGAGCCGTACCTTCATTGATAGACAAGGCGTGTGAAAGCATGAACGAATGGGTCTATACCACGGCCAAGGAATTCCTTAACCAAGGTAAGTTATTGGCACTGGTAGGAGGGGATCACAGTACTCCATTAGGCTATATTAAGGCCTTATCCGAGAAGTATTCCAGTTTTGGTGTACTTCAGATCGATGCCCATGCTGACCTGAGAAAAGATTATGAAGGCTTTAGCTATTCCCATGCCTCAATCGCTCACAATTTCCTTAAGATTCCACAAGTGGAGAAGTTGGTCCAAGTAGGAGTAAGGGATTACTGCGAAGAAGAAGCTGATAGAGTAGATGGGGATGATAGGATTACTACTTTTTATGATCATCATCTTAAGGAGCAACTGTATGAGGGTAAAACCTGGAGAACAATTTGTGATCAGGTCATCGCTTCATTGCCAAGGGAAATCTATATCACCATCGATATCGATGGTTTAGATCCTAAACTTTGTCCTAATACTGGTACTCCTGTCCCTGGCGGTTTTGAAATTGACCAAATCGTGTATTTGATGAAATTAATTGTGAAATCTGGCCGTAAAATCATAGGCTTTGACTTGGTGGAAGTGTCACCTGCCGAGGATGAAAGCGAATGGGATGGCAATGTGGGCGCGCGGATACTTTATCGAATGAGTAACTTGATGGGGGTATCACAGGAGAAATTATGGTGGAAATAGCGTGACCAGAAATTTAGCTGTTCATTCATTTCTTCCTTATTCATAGCCGGTTACCAATTAGCCCATCCATGGTAAATCATATAGCCAAAATTATTTTTTCAAAAGGATTGCAAAAAAACAACTTTGTTTATTTCTTTGCCTTCCCAATTGGCGATATATATCGTATTAGATGCGGACGTGGCGAAATTGGTAGACGCGCTGTCTTCAGGCGGCAGTGCCTTCGGGCATGAAGGTTCGAGTCCTTTCGTCCGCACAAAAAAACCTTTCTGAAACCAGAAAGGTTTTTTTGTGCCTTACACGCTGCTTTTTCGTAAATCTTTACGGATCAAGCAGAAAAGGGGGCAAGCAATATTCCCTATTGATTATTGGAATAAAGCGCTAGGAAGGTGATTGCCGCTAAAACCAGGAGATTACTTTTGATGTTCACCTTGGGTGTCGCCCATGGCTATGGATGTCACTCCTTTTCAGTGCTTTTGTTATACCTATTGGCTTTTCAAGTGTAAGAAAAAAATCAGCGCAAATCATAATCATCTGCGTCATCAGCGTTCCATCAGCCCCTCAACTTTTCCGCTTGACCGCAGAAGTAGGCATTATTCTCCTGTATCAGTAAAAAGAATAGTTATTGGTCACTAACCGGAATTGGTTCATTACCTTATAAGTAGCTCTGGTAAGATCAAGGTTAATGCTTGGGGAGTTAACATCAAAATCTGCCGCTGTATAGCCTTGCCAAATTGTTTTGTTCTTTTTATAATCTATCACATAGATGATTAACATCCCTTCGTTTTCATAGTATTTGATGTTTTCATAATCCTCACCTTTTTTGCGGTCTTCCTCATCATCTTCTTCAAGCTCCTTCTCTTCCTTTAGTTGCTCCTCTTTCAATATTTCCAAGCCCCTTGCCGACAGCCAGTTATCAAAGTCAGGTTGGACATATCCTCTATAGCGGATTTGATTGATGAAAAGTTTATAATAAATAAGGATATCAGGCTGTTCTATTTGATGGTGAAAGCCCTGTGAATTGAGGCGGGAGACGATGGTTTTGTCAATGATAGGAATGTGCTTTACCGAATCAGTCCCAGTGTCCTCCATAAAGGCAAAGGTTTTGTATTTCTTGAAATTTCCACGGTAATCATAATCATATTCTGCCACAAAATCCTTTGAGGAGAAACAAGCCGTAAACAAAAACAGCGTCAAACAGATGCATAGGTGAGCTTTTTTCATTTGTTAACAATTTTAATTTTCAATTTAAACCATGACAAATACTAACAGTTTTAGTTTTGGTTCTAATTACTAGTTGAAAAAAATCTATTTGATGTCGGAGAAATAAAGCTTATTTGGGTAGTGTTTATTTTACCTACTGAATATTAGTGAATTAGCGGGTTATATCAAAATTTAAAACCATCTAAAATGCCAAAAATGTTTATAATTATGCAATAAGTTTAAAAATATTAATAGTAAGATAACACCAGAAAGAAGTGTTTTTTATTATGTAGGGAAAAGACAGGTATTAAACAGAGTTTGGTTTTACACACCATCACTGCGAGAGGGCTTGGATTCTAAACGAATAGTAGCTAACGTATTTGACGAGCACAATAGTCACATAGGAGGACACAATTGGGGAAATCCCATAATCAATTTGCCCGAGAGCAAGGCCTTGGGGAATGTGTCCAAAGTCACTCTCCTTACGCAGACTGAAAGCCTAATTCATCAACCGGGCTAAACTTCCTCTTCTGGGCGAAAACGCATATATTCTGGGTAGGGAAAAGCATGGATAAACTCTCCCTGTTCGATTAGATGTTGAATTTCTTGCCAGTGTTTGGGGGCAAAAAGTAGCTCATGGAAATCCAGAAAATGGGGTTTTACATCTGATCTTCCTATCATAAACCTCCTAAAGTCTTCAGGAAAAACATCATTTTTGGCGATTTCGTACCAAGGCTCTGAAGCATAGATCTGATCGAAGGTAACTGGCTTTGGTTTGGCCCGAAAGTTCATTTTGGTCAAAAACTCGATTTCATCGTAATCATAGAAAATCACCCTTTTTTGTCGGGTTACACCAAAATTCTTGGTCATCATATCTCCAGGGAAGATATTGGCTTTTGCTAATTGTAAGATGGCATTTCCGTATTCTTCGACGGCGATTTTGGCATCTTCCAGGTCGCATGTCTCTAAGTACATATTGAGTGGGGTAAGCCTACGCTCTGTGTATAGGTGTTTGATAACCAGCGTGTTTTCTTTTATCTCTACAAGTGAATTTACGGTATTGCGCAGCTCCACCAAAAGATCCGGATGTACACGATCCAATGGGATCTGGAAATACTCAAATTCATGGGTGTCAGCCATCCTTCCTACACGGTCATGTAAGGAAACCAACCTATATTTCTCTTTGACCTCTTTACGGGTCATGTTTTTTGGTGGATCAAAATTATCTTTAATGACCTTAAAAACAATGTTATAGGAGGGGAGGGTGAATACCGTCATTACCATGCCCTTAATCCCCGGAGCTACAATAAACTGATCATTGCTGACGTGGAGATGATTGAGAAAATCACGATAAAATTCCGTCTTTCCGTGTTTATTAAAACCTATTGCATTATACAGTTCATAAACTTTCTTATGCCGAATGACCGAGTTGAGAAAAGCAACGATTTGGGAGGGGATCTCAGTTTCCACCATAAAATAAGAGCGCGTATAGCTGAATATGGCACTCATTAAATTAGGGTCAAAAATCAGCGTGTCCACATAAATACCTCTTGGACCATTGAGAAAAGGAATGATAAATGGCATCCATTTACCGCCTAAAAATGTCCTCCCAATAAGATAGGCTGCTTTGTTTCGATAAAAAACCTGTTTCAATACTTGTGTGGTCGTATCATCGGTAATCTGATACCTGCTCAAGATGACTTCCCTTATACTTCGGACCAAAAATTGTACATCTTTTTCTTTTTGGTAATAAGGAACTTGAAAATCAAAGTCCTCCAGTATTTTACGGATGATTTTTTGTACTCCCCAGTGGGATGGGTAATTGTAGAAAAGGGGCTCTTGTGAATGGATTTCGCAGCTGTCATAGCCTTCCAATACAAACATCAGTTCTTCATCAATAGAAAGATCGACTACGGCCTTTCGGATTACTGAATTATAAAAAGATTCGGCCAGTTCTTTGTCTTTTCTATCGTTGATTTTTTGCGAAAAGACCGACTTTACCTCAAACCAAAACTGCCGGTTCTTGAGATACTCTCCATACTTTTCCTTACATGAAAGCACGACGTCATTAACACAATCCTTATAAAGACGGAGCCGCTGTCTGTGATTCAGCTGTACACCGTCCCAATCTCTCTCCCTAAAGTAGATAGGGGCACGTTTGGTATGCTCATGAAAGGCTGTAATATATTTTATGTACGCATTGACAATTTCTTTGACAACAAATGGCGGGGTATATGTATCCATTATGGTTCTTTTCATAATATTATGCTGCATTTAAATATAAGGAAAACTTCTATAAACCTCCCTGATCACCAAGGATTGTACAGGGCGAACGCATTTAAAAAAAATGTTCCTATTTGCATTTATATCTGCCGTTCCTACGGAACTTACCCTTTTGTGTGTAATCATTTTTGGTGCAGGTGGTCACCTGCAACTTCTATATGACCCTCCGCCAAAGGCGGATGAGGCAGGATGCTCAGTTGCTAACACATATTCGGGGTTTAACCTCAACCAAATCAACTAATCATTCTTTCAGCCCATCCCGCCATTCGGTAAGATAGGCTACTGCGGTTTCCAATGTATAAATCGAGGCAAAGTGCCAGCGGCACGATAAATTTAGTAACCTGCGGATTCATCCGCAGGAGCTTAAACTCTCCTCTACCTCCCGAAGGAGTGCCAGCGGCACGGATGATAGCTATGCCTACACGAAAAGGGTTTCCCTTCAAAACACTAAACGCGTTTGCCCTGAGGGATTGTAACCTCATTTGATGTTTTATTTTCGTTTGTTTTTTTGACCATATTCCTTTGCGGAATTTTTATAATTTCAGTAGATTTTGTAAGGAATTAACATAAAGTTAATGAGTTGATTTTGTATTTTACCATCGTACTTCAAAAGTACATTATGCTAGCGTAAAGCCAATTGCAATCGTTTGTTTGCATATTGAGAATTATTTTTTACCTTTCCGTAACATTATTCAAGTACTTTGGATAATTCAACAATAGGTTTAATAGGTTTGATAGTAAAAAAAAGGTCCGTGCATTGTTCGGACCTTTTTTTATGAAAAGGTGGTCAATCCAATGGGGTAACAAGCTGGTTTTGGGGACCAAACAATATTTCTGGGGGAGGAGAAATTTC
Coding sequences within it:
- a CDS encoding agmatinase family protein, with translation MTTKKQIVIDGFDPNGVASQGSIFGLPFDEETASVIILPVPWEVTVSYSPGTANGPEAVLKASSQVDLFQDDIVDAWTMGIHMLPIPEELYSNNTKYRILAGNYIDWLERGAPKEENERFGAVPSLIDKACESMNEWVYTTAKEFLNQGKLLALVGGDHSTPLGYIKALSEKYSSFGVLQIDAHADLRKDYEGFSYSHASIAHNFLKIPQVEKLVQVGVRDYCEEEADRVDGDDRITTFYDHHLKEQLYEGKTWRTICDQVIASLPREIYITIDIDGLDPKLCPNTGTPVPGGFEIDQIVYLMKLIVKSGRKIIGFDLVEVSPAEDESEWDGNVGARILYRMSNLMGVSQEKLWWK
- the aceK gene encoding bifunctional isocitrate dehydrogenase kinase/phosphatase — protein: MKRTIMDTYTPPFVVKEIVNAYIKYITAFHEHTKRAPIYFRERDWDGVQLNHRQRLRLYKDCVNDVVLSCKEKYGEYLKNRQFWFEVKSVFSQKINDRKDKELAESFYNSVIRKAVVDLSIDEELMFVLEGYDSCEIHSQEPLFYNYPSHWGVQKIIRKILEDFDFQVPYYQKEKDVQFLVRSIREVILSRYQITDDTTTQVLKQVFYRNKAAYLIGRTFLGGKWMPFIIPFLNGPRGIYVDTLIFDPNLMSAIFSYTRSYFMVETEIPSQIVAFLNSVIRHKKVYELYNAIGFNKHGKTEFYRDFLNHLHVSNDQFIVAPGIKGMVMTVFTLPSYNIVFKVIKDNFDPPKNMTRKEVKEKYRLVSLHDRVGRMADTHEFEYFQIPLDRVHPDLLVELRNTVNSLVEIKENTLVIKHLYTERRLTPLNMYLETCDLEDAKIAVEEYGNAILQLAKANIFPGDMMTKNFGVTRQKRVIFYDYDEIEFLTKMNFRAKPKPVTFDQIYASEPWYEIAKNDVFPEDFRRFMIGRSDVKPHFLDFHELLFAPKHWQEIQHLIEQGEFIHAFPYPEYMRFRPEEEV
- a CDS encoding DUF4136 domain-containing protein, which gives rise to MKKAHLCICLTLFLFTACFSSKDFVAEYDYDYRGNFKKYKTFAFMEDTGTDSVKHIPIIDKTIVSRLNSQGFHHQIEQPDILIYYKLFINQIRYRGYVQPDFDNWLSARGLEILKEEQLKEEKELEEDDEEDRKKGEDYENIKYYENEGMLIIYVIDYKKNKTIWQGYTAADFDVNSPSINLDLTRATYKVMNQFRLVTNNYSFY